In Thalassotalea sp. Sam97, a single window of DNA contains:
- a CDS encoding flotillin family protein, which yields MNALTGGDNVTMILIIAGSVLLALLTIGLIIAKLYVRATKEIAFVRTGMGGEKVVKDGGAIVLPVVHETIPVNMNTLRIEVEKTQKDALITKDRMRVDVKADFYLRVAPNAEGISMAAQTLGTRTMRVEELKKLMESKFVDVLRAVAAEMTMTEMHEQRSEFVQKVQQNVMADLEKNGLELESVSLTGFDQTDLQFFNENNAFDAEGRARLAKIIEEKRKETNDIEQENRIKIEERNLAAEKQSLEIEKEQQEAQLIQQQAIEFKRAEQQAEIVKQKEIKQREEREAEIAKLRAIELAEIEKAKQIDTQEIDKRKAIEQARIQQEKDIEMAKQEKQIAVAQKSEEESAARAKAAEAEKLKVEKEEAVATAKQVAIANRQKEIEVIDAKKEAERDAVSITVQAAADKQAAQDKAEAILTEAKADADAKKLKAEADEKVYAVEAEGKRALYEAENTLRDEQVELQKSLAILKALPEIVAQAVKPLENIDGIKILQGYGAGQSVTSSGDGEQPNANQGGLAEQITSAALSYRANAPLVDTMIRELGIVDKDSGSLQDLITGKHNLTDEMISVTNYRPEGNGNTSNRSVNGSNS from the coding sequence ATGAACGCTTTAACCGGCGGTGACAACGTCACCATGATATTAATTATTGCGGGCAGTGTGTTACTGGCTCTACTAACCATAGGTTTAATTATCGCCAAATTGTATGTGCGAGCAACTAAAGAAATCGCCTTTGTACGTACCGGTATGGGCGGTGAAAAAGTGGTAAAAGACGGTGGTGCAATTGTGTTACCTGTTGTCCACGAAACAATTCCAGTAAACATGAATACTTTGCGCATTGAAGTGGAAAAAACGCAAAAAGATGCGCTAATCACCAAAGATCGCATGCGAGTCGATGTTAAAGCCGATTTCTATTTGCGCGTTGCCCCAAATGCCGAGGGCATTTCGATGGCGGCACAAACACTTGGTACTCGTACCATGCGTGTTGAAGAACTTAAAAAGCTAATGGAATCTAAGTTTGTTGATGTACTACGTGCTGTCGCTGCCGAGATGACCATGACAGAAATGCATGAACAACGCTCTGAGTTTGTGCAAAAAGTTCAACAAAATGTTATGGCTGATCTGGAAAAGAATGGCTTGGAGCTCGAGTCTGTTTCGCTAACCGGCTTTGACCAAACTGACCTGCAGTTTTTCAATGAAAACAATGCCTTTGATGCCGAAGGTAGAGCTAGACTAGCTAAGATAATTGAAGAAAAACGTAAGGAAACTAACGATATAGAGCAAGAGAATCGCATCAAAATAGAAGAGCGTAACCTAGCAGCTGAAAAGCAATCATTGGAAATAGAAAAAGAACAGCAGGAAGCACAACTTATTCAGCAACAAGCGATAGAGTTTAAACGTGCCGAACAACAAGCTGAAATCGTTAAGCAAAAAGAAATCAAGCAACGTGAAGAGCGCGAAGCAGAAATTGCCAAACTACGCGCCATTGAGCTTGCCGAAATCGAAAAAGCTAAACAAATTGATACGCAAGAAATAGACAAACGCAAAGCCATCGAACAAGCGCGCATTCAGCAAGAAAAAGACATTGAAATGGCAAAACAAGAAAAGCAAATAGCCGTTGCTCAAAAATCTGAAGAAGAATCAGCGGCGCGAGCTAAAGCAGCGGAAGCAGAAAAGCTAAAAGTTGAAAAAGAAGAAGCGGTAGCAACCGCTAAACAAGTGGCTATAGCCAATCGTCAAAAAGAAATCGAAGTCATCGATGCCAAAAAAGAAGCGGAACGCGATGCTGTAAGTATTACCGTGCAGGCAGCGGCCGATAAACAAGCCGCGCAAGATAAAGCCGAAGCCATACTAACCGAGGCAAAAGCGGATGCCGATGCGAAAAAACTTAAAGCAGAAGCCGATGAAAAAGTTTATGCGGTCGAGGCGGAAGGTAAACGTGCACTTTACGAAGCAGAAAACACCTTACGTGATGAGCAAGTTGAATTACAAAAATCTCTGGCAATACTGAAGGCCTTACCAGAGATTGTTGCACAAGCTGTTAAGCCTTTAGAAAACATCGACGGCATAAAAATATTACAAGGTTACGGTGCCGGCCAAAGCGTTACTAGCAGTGGCGACGGTGAACAGCCCAATGCCAATCAAGGTGGCCTTGCTGAACAAATTACCAGTGCCGCATTGAGCTATCGAGCCAATGCACCATTGGTTGATACTATGATAAGGGAGTTAGGTATTGTTGATAAAGATAGCGGTAGCTTACAAGATCTCATTACGGGTAAACACAACCTAACAGACGAGATGATTTCAGTAACGAATTACCGCCCCGAGGGCAATGGCAATACAAGTAACCGCTCCGTAAATGGCAGTAACAGTTAA
- a CDS encoding VanZ family protein, with amino-acid sequence MKLIAKLAFIGFVVFVAWVLYIANTGQQAMFSWLLVDIPYGDKVGHFGLFSTLTILAIWASNFRVVYIWRIPCYWATLVVLLFVAIEELSQYFIPSRRMDIYDFYADAAGIILASLLATLLHAWLYRKHRKQLNSVTE; translated from the coding sequence ATGAAATTAATAGCAAAATTAGCTTTTATTGGCTTTGTTGTGTTTGTCGCTTGGGTTCTTTACATAGCTAATACCGGTCAGCAAGCGATGTTCTCTTGGTTGTTAGTCGATATACCTTACGGCGATAAAGTTGGCCATTTTGGTTTGTTTTCTACTTTAACGATACTAGCGATATGGGCAAGCAATTTTCGTGTTGTTTATATTTGGCGAATCCCCTGCTATTGGGCAACGCTTGTCGTGTTGCTGTTTGTTGCCATTGAGGAGCTTAGTCAATATTTTATACCGTCGAGACGCATGGATATTTATGACTTCTATGCTGATGCGGCTGGTATTATTCTCGCCTCATTACTTGCGACATTGCTCCATGCATGGCTGTATCGCAAGCACCGAAAGCAACTAAATAGCGTGACCGAGTAA
- the chrA gene encoding chromate efflux transporter has translation MMNNTLEVFYRFFLLGWISFGGPAAHIGYFQKAFVDKLQWLDNKEYGKLVALSQFLPGPGSSQVGFAIGLQRAGLAGAIAAFLGFTLPSFLLMYALAQSQTWLAGSTADGIIHGLKLLAVVVVADACVSMYQSFCKTRLAKSIAALSLVILLVTPGIGVQIGVLLLAAIIGAIFCKDEAEKHHTLTSNKPNYTLLLVFFILFLATPWLVEQQGIAQVFAYFYQSGALVFGGGHVVLPLLQETAGQNINNDTFLMGYAAAQAVPGPMFTLASFLGAHSFAQAPFMGSLVATLAIFLPGFLLVLALQGAWQSISAKPRVAGAVVAINAAVVGLLLSALYSPVFTLAVVSNLHMALVATGLLLLRVLKLPIGILVVVFALAGILL, from the coding sequence ATGATGAATAATACGCTTGAAGTTTTTTACCGCTTTTTTTTGTTAGGTTGGATAAGTTTCGGTGGTCCAGCCGCGCATATTGGCTATTTTCAAAAAGCCTTTGTAGACAAATTGCAATGGCTCGACAATAAAGAGTACGGCAAGCTTGTGGCCCTTAGCCAGTTTTTACCTGGTCCAGGTTCGAGCCAAGTTGGATTCGCGATAGGCCTACAACGGGCGGGCTTAGCCGGCGCTATCGCCGCATTTCTAGGGTTTACTCTACCATCTTTTTTGTTGATGTATGCATTGGCACAAAGCCAAACTTGGTTAGCAGGTTCAACCGCTGATGGGATTATTCACGGTTTGAAGCTGTTAGCGGTGGTCGTTGTTGCCGATGCTTGTGTCAGTATGTATCAAAGCTTTTGCAAGACTCGATTGGCGAAATCGATAGCAGCATTGAGCTTAGTGATTTTATTGGTTACCCCCGGCATAGGCGTACAAATTGGCGTGCTGTTACTGGCGGCTATTATCGGCGCGATATTTTGTAAGGATGAAGCAGAAAAACACCATACATTGACGTCAAATAAGCCTAACTACACACTGTTATTGGTATTTTTTATCTTATTCTTAGCGACGCCTTGGTTAGTCGAGCAACAAGGTATAGCGCAAGTGTTTGCTTATTTTTATCAATCGGGTGCGTTAGTGTTTGGCGGCGGTCACGTTGTATTGCCGCTGTTACAAGAAACCGCCGGACAAAATATCAATAACGATACCTTTTTAATGGGCTATGCCGCAGCGCAAGCCGTGCCTGGTCCTATGTTTACCTTAGCGTCGTTCTTAGGTGCTCACTCTTTTGCACAGGCACCGTTTATGGGATCGTTAGTGGCGACACTTGCGATTTTTTTACCTGGCTTTTTACTGGTGCTGGCGCTACAAGGCGCGTGGCAATCTATCAGCGCTAAGCCTCGAGTTGCAGGAGCCGTTGTTGCAATCAATGCGGCGGTTGTTGGTTTGTTATTGAGCGCCTTGTATTCTCCGGTATTTACTCTTGCGGTTGTGAGCAACCTTCATATGGCGTTGGTGGCTACAGGGCTCTTGTTATTGCGGGTGCTTAAGTTACCTATTGGTATTTTGGTTGTGGTATTTGCTTTGGCGGGCATCTTGCTTTAG
- a CDS encoding OB-fold-containig protein yields MLDFILSDLNFVYNVALAIVVGLSLLEGLALLIGASIMSLLDDMVDLNLDVDADVTTGGLTSVLGWLCLHKLPLLVWLVIMLTSFALCGLTYNYIIASSLNIDVLYWLSKPFALLGAGFCCHYFGEAIAKIVPKNESSAVSVDGFVGKVATITIGKASKGNAAQAVLQDEFNQKHYVMVEPEQTQHTFPQGTTVVLLHKQANIWLASELKQ; encoded by the coding sequence TTGCTCGATTTTATTCTGTCTGACCTCAATTTTGTCTACAACGTCGCGTTAGCCATTGTTGTTGGTCTGTCTTTGCTTGAAGGCCTAGCGCTGCTTATTGGCGCCAGTATTATGAGTCTGCTTGACGATATGGTCGACCTCAATCTTGACGTTGATGCCGACGTAACCACTGGCGGCTTAACTTCTGTGCTTGGTTGGTTATGTCTGCACAAACTGCCTTTACTGGTATGGCTGGTGATAATGCTAACCAGTTTTGCATTATGCGGGCTAACTTATAATTACATTATTGCCAGTAGCCTTAACATCGACGTTTTATATTGGTTATCAAAACCATTCGCGTTGTTAGGTGCTGGTTTTTGCTGTCATTACTTTGGTGAAGCGATTGCGAAGATCGTACCTAAGAATGAATCCTCTGCCGTATCGGTAGACGGCTTTGTTGGCAAAGTCGCGACCATCACCATTGGTAAAGCCAGTAAAGGCAATGCCGCACAAGCCGTGTTACAAGATGAATTTAATCAAAAGCATTATGTGATGGTTGAGCCAGAGCAAACCCAACACACCTTTCCTCAAGGCACCACTGTCGTATTACTACATAAGCAAGCAAACATATGGCTAGCTAGTGAATTAAAACAATAA
- a CDS encoding STAS/SEC14 domain-containing protein, which yields MITHGLSIGLQRINDDVFVAIKAIGTLTYDDYQRIVPILDSAFEQVTEPKIKVLFDATEFDGWELRAAWDDLKLGIRHGSKFDKIALIGSQSWQQWAAKVSSWFIDGEVQSFTDKQQALDWLLS from the coding sequence ATGATCACTCACGGCTTATCAATTGGCTTGCAACGTATCAATGATGATGTCTTTGTCGCGATAAAAGCGATTGGTACGTTAACTTATGACGACTATCAACGTATTGTACCTATTTTGGATTCCGCTTTTGAGCAAGTAACTGAGCCTAAAATTAAGGTGTTGTTTGATGCAACAGAATTTGACGGTTGGGAATTACGCGCTGCTTGGGATGACTTAAAACTTGGCATTCGTCATGGTTCGAAGTTCGATAAAATTGCTTTAATAGGCTCTCAATCGTGGCAGCAATGGGCGGCCAAAGTATCAAGTTGGTTTATTGATGGTGAAGTACAGTCGTTTACGGATAAACAACAAGCGCTAGATTGGTTGCTATCGTAA
- a CDS encoding glutamate synthase-related protein, producing the protein MSNPIIADNKPVKVNLEKDKKYFFCTCGRSASQPFCDGAHVGSSFKPKPFVANNNEEAYLCQCKYSASQPFCDGSHGQFKADDIGHEGQSIADAADKTENDMPKAQNSKEEPTVEFIHQLARSGLSEVGHHGPMAAMGVPRNQLPHWDDIQLMVAQMARKPLLDEASVTTKLTIGPEAKKPLQLDIPLFVSDMSFGSLSQEAKVALARGAELSGTGICSGEGGMLPEEQAENSRYFYELASAQFGYCEDILTKVQSFHFKGGQAAKTGTGGHLPASKNTAKIAAVRGIEQGVDAISPATFTDLTTVKDFKRFADRVREISGGIPIGFKLSANHIERDIQFALDASADYIILDGRGGGTGAAPTMFRDHICVPTIPALARARRYLDQQGASGRVTLIITGGLRLPIDFVKALALGADGIAVANSAIQSIGCVAARICNTNNCPAGIATQKADLRQRLDIDKSAKQLANFFNASTELMSVMARACGHDALSKFNKDDLATWHRYMAHLAGVRYSGYSLD; encoded by the coding sequence ATGAGCAACCCAATTATTGCCGATAATAAACCAGTTAAAGTTAACTTAGAGAAAGATAAAAAGTACTTTTTTTGTACCTGCGGGCGCTCTGCCTCTCAGCCATTTTGTGATGGTGCTCATGTCGGTAGCTCATTTAAACCAAAACCCTTTGTCGCTAACAACAATGAAGAGGCGTATTTGTGCCAATGTAAATACAGCGCTTCTCAGCCATTTTGTGATGGTAGTCATGGCCAATTTAAAGCCGACGATATAGGTCATGAGGGGCAGAGCATAGCAGATGCCGCAGACAAAACTGAAAATGATATGCCTAAGGCGCAAAACAGCAAAGAAGAGCCAACGGTCGAATTTATTCATCAACTTGCACGTAGTGGTTTAAGTGAGGTGGGTCATCACGGACCAATGGCCGCTATGGGAGTGCCACGCAATCAGTTGCCACATTGGGATGATATTCAATTAATGGTGGCACAAATGGCCCGCAAGCCTCTGCTTGATGAGGCCTCGGTAACCACTAAACTGACTATTGGTCCTGAAGCGAAAAAACCGTTGCAGCTGGATATCCCTTTATTTGTTTCCGATATGAGTTTTGGCTCATTATCGCAAGAGGCTAAAGTTGCCTTAGCTCGTGGTGCTGAGTTATCTGGTACAGGGATCTGTTCTGGGGAAGGCGGTATGCTTCCTGAGGAGCAAGCCGAAAACAGTCGTTACTTTTATGAACTAGCCAGTGCTCAGTTTGGTTATTGTGAAGATATATTAACTAAGGTTCAAAGCTTTCATTTTAAAGGTGGGCAAGCGGCAAAAACGGGTACCGGCGGGCATTTACCAGCCAGTAAAAACACCGCAAAAATTGCCGCAGTTCGAGGCATTGAGCAAGGTGTCGATGCAATATCGCCAGCAACATTTACAGATTTAACCACAGTTAAAGACTTCAAACGTTTTGCTGATCGGGTAAGAGAAATTAGTGGTGGTATACCTATTGGCTTTAAACTCAGCGCCAATCATATAGAGCGCGATATTCAGTTTGCCCTTGATGCCAGCGCTGACTATATTATTTTGGATGGCCGTGGTGGCGGCACGGGGGCGGCACCGACAATGTTCCGCGATCATATTTGCGTACCAACAATACCTGCACTAGCTAGGGCTCGACGTTATTTAGATCAGCAAGGAGCATCAGGGCGAGTAACGCTGATAATTACTGGTGGTTTACGGTTACCGATTGATTTTGTAAAAGCATTAGCTCTTGGCGCGGATGGTATCGCAGTGGCTAATAGTGCTATTCAGTCGATAGGGTGTGTAGCTGCACGAATATGCAATACCAACAACTGCCCTGCTGGCATTGCCACGCAAAAAGCAGATTTACGACAACGCCTCGATATTGATAAGTCTGCCAAGCAATTGGCTAATTTTTTTAATGCATCAACCGAGTTAATGAGCGTGATGGCCAGAGCCTGTGGTCATGATGCGCTTAGCAAATTTAACAAAGATGATTTAGCTACTTGGCATCGATACATGGCACATTTGGCTGGTGTTCGTTATAGCGGATACAGCCTTGATTAA